Proteins encoded in a region of the Candidatus Nitrosomarinus catalina genome:
- a CDS encoding M20/M25/M40 family metallo-hydrolase gives MNVLKHVDAHMDDLISDLQKLIQQPSVSAKNEGIEQCAKLVQKLLKSSGLKSEILRLKKGVAPIVFAEIKSKSNPDKTLMFYNHYDVQPAEPFDLWDDPPFSGVRKGNKIFGRGSTDDKGELITRIKAVESYLKTTGDVPCNIKFVIEGEEETGSAHIEEYLKKYRKKFSNDGVIWEFGYVDAKNRPIIGLGMKGLLFVELSVQESIRDAHSSLAVLIKNPAWRLVDAIKTLRDSNGKILIKDWYNEVTPFSKEDLKLIEKEPFDQNVFKKEFGINSFVDNKKNLDAKKALVGDATCNIAGFVSGYTGDGAKTVLPGSALVKIDFRLIPKMDPKKQVIRLKKHLKSHGFSDVKIKIFHGEAAARTDSTHPFVSQVKTAADKAFGKSILNVSNAGTGPMYPFVDILKSPCISIGSTYMFSRIHSPNEFARIDLLKKTTKCMCLIMENFGKY, from the coding sequence ATGAATGTTTTAAAACATGTAGATGCTCACATGGATGATCTAATTTCTGATCTTCAAAAATTAATCCAACAACCTAGTGTATCTGCCAAAAATGAGGGAATTGAACAATGTGCAAAATTGGTTCAAAAATTATTGAAATCATCTGGTCTTAAATCAGAAATTTTAAGATTGAAAAAAGGTGTTGCTCCTATAGTATTTGCTGAAATTAAATCAAAATCTAATCCTGATAAAACATTGATGTTTTACAATCATTATGATGTTCAACCTGCAGAGCCATTTGATTTATGGGATGATCCTCCGTTCAGTGGGGTGCGAAAAGGAAATAAAATTTTTGGGCGAGGTTCAACCGATGATAAAGGTGAATTGATTACTAGAATTAAAGCAGTTGAATCCTACTTGAAAACAACCGGCGATGTGCCATGTAATATTAAATTTGTAATTGAAGGTGAAGAAGAAACTGGCAGTGCACATATTGAAGAATATTTGAAAAAATACAGAAAAAAATTCTCCAATGATGGTGTGATTTGGGAATTTGGTTATGTTGACGCAAAAAATAGGCCTATCATTGGCTTGGGTATGAAGGGATTGTTATTTGTTGAATTATCTGTTCAGGAATCTATCCGAGATGCTCATTCTAGTTTAGCTGTGTTAATAAAAAATCCTGCATGGCGATTAGTTGATGCTATCAAAACATTACGTGATTCTAATGGAAAAATTCTGATTAAAGATTGGTATAATGAAGTTACTCCATTTTCAAAGGAGGATTTGAAATTAATTGAGAAAGAACCGTTTGATCAAAATGTTTTCAAAAAAGAATTTGGAATCAATAGTTTTGTGGACAATAAAAAAAATCTTGACGCAAAAAAGGCTTTAGTTGGTGATGCTACTTGTAATATTGCAGGATTTGTTTCTGGTTACACTGGTGATGGTGCTAAAACTGTTCTTCCTGGTAGCGCTTTAGTAAAAATCGACTTTAGATTAATTCCTAAAATGGATCCTAAAAAACAAGTCATTCGATTAAAAAAACATCTGAAATCACATGGATTTTCTGATGTAAAAATTAAAATTTTTCATGGAGAGGCTGCTGCTAGAACTGATTCTACTCATCCTTTTGTGTCTCAAGTAAAGACTGCAGCAGATAAGGCCTTTGGAAAATCTATTTTGAATGTTTCAAATGCTGGGACGGGTCCGATGTACCCTTTTGTTGATATTTTAAAATCTCCTTGTATTTCCATTGGGAGCACCTACATGTTTTCTAGAATTCATTCCCCAAATGAATTTGCACGTATTGATTTGTTAAAAAAAACTACAAAGTGTATGTGTTTGATTATGGAAAATTTTGGAAAATATTAA
- a CDS encoding NAD(P)H-hydrate dehydratase, protein MSATTIKNFIVPRKSTSRKGENGIVLIVGGSYIYHGAPVLSSLAALRSGTDLVYTCVPKINVASTRSISPNLIVIPLVDQKLTLGAVKKLVGALPNNLHSATIGMGLAIQEKNSLLYLVKSLLDRDVRLSLDASALIPEVLPILANKNVVVTPHAGEFKRLFGEILSDSTSERINLVEQNALKYGITILLKGHTDIISDGTVTYLCEKNTPAMTVGGTGDVLSGLVAGLLSGNRNCLESAASASFICSVAGKNIQEKLGLHMTAMDLIDEIPYAMKPFDKII, encoded by the coding sequence TTGTCCGCAACAACAATTAAAAATTTTATTGTTCCTAGAAAGTCTACTTCAAGAAAAGGTGAAAATGGAATTGTTTTGATTGTTGGTGGAAGTTATATTTATCATGGTGCCCCTGTTTTGTCTTCACTAGCTGCATTAAGGTCTGGAACTGATTTAGTTTATACTTGTGTACCAAAAATCAACGTTGCATCAACTCGTTCTATATCTCCTAATCTTATTGTGATTCCTTTAGTAGATCAAAAATTAACTCTTGGTGCAGTAAAGAAACTTGTTGGTGCATTGCCTAATAATTTACATTCAGCAACAATTGGTATGGGTCTTGCAATACAAGAAAAAAACTCATTGTTATATCTTGTAAAATCTCTGTTAGATAGAGATGTTAGATTGTCTTTAGATGCAAGTGCATTAATTCCTGAAGTGTTACCGATTTTAGCTAACAAAAATGTTGTAGTAACCCCTCATGCTGGAGAATTTAAAAGATTATTTGGAGAGATTCTTTCAGATTCAACTTCTGAAAGAATTAACTTGGTTGAGCAAAATGCTTTGAAATATGGTATCACTATTTTGTTAAAGGGTCACACTGACATTATTTCTGATGGCACTGTCACTTATCTATGTGAGAAAAATACTCCTGCCATGACTGTTGGAGGTACTGGAGATGTGTTATCTGGATTAGTTGCTGGATTGCTATCTGGTAATAGAAATTGCTTAGAATCTGCCGCATCTGCAAGTTTCATTTGCAGTGTAGCTGGTAAAAACATACAAGAAAAATTGGGTCTTCACATGACTGCTATGGATTTAATTGATGAAATTCCTTATGCTATGAAACCATTTGATAAAATAATCTGA
- a CDS encoding tRNA (adenine-N1)-methyltransferase, with amino-acid sequence MTKIKQNSPVLFFYNNSKKWLMNISKKESFHTHIGVIKHSDAIGKEYGSRLMTNKDKYVYLLEPTMYDYIMKIQHGTQIVYPKDLGYIAARAGIKDGQKILEIGTGSGSLTSFVASIVKPRGHVYTFDVDEKFMKIAEKNISRSGLSKYVTQHNLDLKTSKEIPVTEMDVALIDLGDPWIVIPKVRKMLKGSGAIFAICPTMNQLEKLTMALVENEFTDIESTEHIIRTIEAREGKTRHSFQGIGHTTYLCFARKAFFGKTKAKTTTKAKTTTKAKTTTKAKTTTKAKTTTKAKTTRKKTKN; translated from the coding sequence ATGACAAAAATTAAGCAAAATTCTCCTGTACTATTCTTTTATAATAATTCAAAAAAATGGTTAATGAATATTTCAAAAAAAGAATCATTTCACACACATATTGGTGTAATCAAACATTCTGATGCTATTGGAAAAGAATATGGTTCTAGATTGATGACTAACAAAGACAAGTACGTGTACTTGTTGGAACCTACCATGTATGACTACATTATGAAAATACAACATGGAACCCAAATTGTTTACCCAAAAGATCTTGGATATATTGCTGCACGCGCCGGAATTAAAGATGGACAAAAAATATTGGAGATTGGAACCGGTAGTGGTTCTTTAACTTCTTTTGTCGCAAGTATAGTGAAACCTCGAGGTCATGTTTACACTTTTGACGTTGATGAGAAATTCATGAAAATTGCAGAAAAAAATATCAGTAGAAGTGGCCTTTCAAAATATGTAACTCAACATAATTTGGATTTAAAAACATCTAAAGAAATCCCTGTTACCGAGATGGATGTTGCCTTGATTGATTTAGGTGACCCTTGGATTGTTATTCCTAAAGTAAGGAAAATGTTGAAGGGAAGTGGTGCAATATTTGCAATTTGTCCAACAATGAATCAGTTGGAAAAATTAACTATGGCATTAGTTGAAAATGAATTTACTGACATAGAATCAACCGAACATATCATTAGAACTATTGAAGCTAGAGAAGGAAAAACTAGACACTCATTTCAAGGAATTGGACATACCACTTACTTGTGTTTTGCAAGAAAAGCATTTTTTGGAAAAACTAAAGCAAAAACAACCACTAAAGCAAAAACAACCACTAAAGCAAAAACAACCACTAAAGCAAAAACAACCACTAAAGCAAAAACAACCACTAAAGCAAAAACAACCCGAAAAAAAACAAAAAACTAG
- a CDS encoding restriction endonuclease, which yields MYSIHDLSNLDNTSGREFEEFIIKLFEQLGYSTTVTNRSKEYGCDMMLQQSNYRLAVQTTRSESELTFTSVQRVLDSSRKYNSQMSVVITNNKFLSSAKNLAKIKNVVLIDRKKLLELIDLSNLPVNENKDLVQFCKNVKNELIKEDIDKEILKFLGLDAPKVDHSLLTKNSFGRITPLNNKKEKLFHIFKEIRGDDDLSVNQDILFDFMDKYPLLFGTRRESEEFLLDMVNQFVIFKPKKNYYNLV from the coding sequence ATGTATTCAATTCATGATTTATCTAATCTTGATAATACTTCTGGCCGTGAATTTGAAGAATTTATCATTAAATTATTTGAACAATTAGGCTACTCTACTACTGTGACAAATCGTTCAAAAGAATATGGTTGTGATATGATGTTACAACAATCTAATTATCGCCTTGCAGTTCAAACTACTCGTTCAGAATCTGAATTAACTTTTACTTCTGTTCAAAGAGTATTGGATTCTTCAAGAAAATACAATTCTCAAATGTCTGTTGTAATCACTAACAACAAATTCCTTTCTTCTGCAAAAAACTTAGCAAAAATCAAAAATGTAGTATTAATAGATCGTAAAAAATTATTGGAATTGATTGATTTATCAAATCTACCTGTAAATGAAAATAAGGATTTAGTTCAATTTTGTAAAAATGTAAAAAATGAATTAATTAAAGAAGATATTGATAAGGAAATTCTGAAATTTTTGGGTCTTGATGCTCCAAAAGTTGATCATAGTTTGTTAACAAAAAATTCTTTTGGTAGAATTACTCCTCTCAATAATAAAAAAGAAAAATTATTTCATATTTTTAAGGAGATACGTGGTGATGATGATTTATCTGTTAATCAAGATATTTTATTTGATTTTATGGACAAATACCCTTTATTATTTGGAACTAGACGGGAATCTGAGGAATTTTTACTTGACATGGTAAATCAATTTGTAATTTTTAAACCAAAAAAGAATTATTATAATTTGGTCTAA
- a CDS encoding AtaL-like protein: MQISHSEQINATFEILWILLLDKVQHPDNTIKEITHVEVLQKYDDGILRQMHTLGMTIRERITIDEQNKIIRFDLIENPMFTGYFINKIEDSDEKLTLIYEQNWIPITPQARELETKFPQILIKGVQEMKELAEKQ, from the coding sequence ATGCAGATTTCTCACAGTGAACAGATAAATGCCACATTTGAGATATTATGGATTTTATTATTAGATAAAGTGCAACATCCAGATAATACAATAAAAGAAATTACTCACGTAGAAGTTTTACAAAAATATGATGATGGGATTTTACGACAAATGCATACACTTGGTATGACAATTAGAGAAAGAATAACCATTGATGAACAAAATAAAATAATAAGATTTGATCTGATTGAAAATCCTATGTTTACAGGTTATTTTATCAATAAGATAGAGGATTCTGATGAAAAATTAACGCTAATTTATGAACAAAATTGGATTCCAATAACACCACAAGCCAGGGAACTTGAAACTAAATTTCCTCAAATTCTAATTAAAGGAGTGCAAGAAATGAAGGAACTTGCAGAAAAACAATAG
- a CDS encoding cryptochrome/photolyase family protein produces the protein MYEKSIFLFHRDLRLEDNVGLLESLQNSKEVIPCFIYDSNLIKKLKDAKFRWNFLNESLLDLDKELQKKGSRLQILEGTPEKSIEKIIKKHRIKSIFSNTDFSNYSQKRDEKIFQVCKKNEIPFHSTLDFLLHNPHDVKTNDDSPYTIYSFFYKKAKIFPVRKIIKNSNKNYSKENISNNSIKDVENLDSEIKGGRKEGLKILKNLEKFRDYDKVRDFPGLNQTTLLSAHNKFGTMSIREIYTQIKEILGVNHTIMGEIYWREFFNYILFHFPHVEKKSFKQKFQDIPWENSEKLFKKWKEGETGFPIVDAGMRQLNNTGFMHNRVRMVVASFLTKDLHIDWRWGERYFARKLIDYDPAVNSGNWQWAASTGCDAVPYFRIFNPWRQQERFDLDCKYIKKWILELNEIEPKIIHNLWNKFPDGLKYPKPMIEHKIEAEKTKNIFKSQ, from the coding sequence ATGTATGAAAAAAGCATATTTCTTTTTCATAGAGATTTAAGATTAGAAGACAATGTGGGATTACTTGAATCTCTTCAAAATTCAAAAGAAGTAATCCCTTGTTTTATTTATGATTCCAATTTAATTAAAAAATTAAAAGATGCAAAATTTAGATGGAATTTTCTTAACGAATCATTATTAGATTTAGACAAAGAACTTCAGAAAAAAGGGAGTAGGTTGCAGATACTTGAAGGGACTCCAGAAAAAAGCATAGAAAAAATCATTAAAAAACACAGAATAAAATCAATTTTTTCCAATACAGATTTCTCCAATTATTCACAAAAACGAGATGAAAAAATATTTCAAGTTTGTAAAAAAAATGAAATCCCATTTCACAGTACATTAGATTTTTTACTTCATAATCCACATGATGTAAAAACAAATGATGACTCGCCATATACAATTTATTCATTTTTCTACAAAAAAGCAAAAATATTCCCAGTTAGAAAAATCATAAAAAATTCAAATAAAAATTATTCAAAAGAAAATATTTCTAACAATTCTATCAAGGATGTAGAAAATTTGGATTCAGAAATAAAAGGAGGTAGAAAAGAAGGATTAAAAATTTTAAAAAATCTAGAAAAATTCCGAGATTATGACAAAGTTAGAGATTTTCCAGGATTAAATCAGACCACATTACTTTCAGCCCATAACAAATTTGGTACTATGTCAATTAGAGAAATTTATACTCAAATTAAAGAAATTTTAGGCGTAAATCATACTATTATGGGAGAAATATACTGGAGAGAATTTTTCAATTATATTTTATTTCATTTTCCACACGTAGAAAAAAAGTCATTTAAACAGAAATTTCAAGACATACCATGGGAAAACTCTGAAAAATTATTTAAAAAATGGAAAGAAGGAGAAACAGGATTTCCAATTGTAGATGCAGGAATGAGACAATTAAACAATACAGGTTTCATGCACAACAGAGTCAGAATGGTTGTTGCGTCATTTCTAACTAAAGATTTGCATATTGATTGGAGATGGGGAGAAAGATATTTTGCTCGAAAATTGATTGATTATGATCCTGCAGTAAATTCAGGAAATTGGCAATGGGCAGCTTCGACGGGATGCGATGCAGTCCCATACTTTAGAATATTTAATCCATGGAGACAGCAAGAAAGATTTGATTTGGATTGCAAATATATCAAAAAATGGATTCTAGAATTAAACGAAATAGAACCCAAAATAATTCATAATTTATGGAATAAATTTCCAGACGGCTTGAAATATCCAAAACCAATGATTGAGCATAAAATCGAAGCTGAAAAAACAAAAAATATTTTTAAATCACAATAA
- a CDS encoding cobalamin B12-binding domain-containing protein — MAYLRVKSIRGQKYLYLVKSSWDAKKKTSKQSIIKYLGIESDVTINDVPEDYRNSKKISDYFLNQKYFQPKVQNELIQKLQLDMLTSLKNGDFVNTYSMLESYEKIYGIESFMDEVLIPLIGEIGNLGNSKKIDLGTQTTCYNAIEDLLNMIIEKSSVNPSKKKILICVPNGEQHTLGTKILQTKLSLKGNVVDNLPPFTPSSLIMESIEHDNPDCVFVSVTLDENLLSAKRMVEKINEKFGLPIIVGGNAVQNDSENWDLPIAKNLSIPKILKLIQSKKLQILTTK, encoded by the coding sequence ATGGCATATCTGAGAGTCAAATCCATTCGTGGTCAAAAATATCTTTATTTGGTAAAAAGTTCATGGGATGCTAAAAAAAAGACCTCAAAACAATCCATTATCAAATATTTGGGAATAGAATCTGATGTGACTATTAATGACGTACCTGAAGACTATCGAAATTCCAAAAAAATATCTGATTATTTCTTAAACCAAAAATACTTTCAACCTAAAGTCCAGAATGAATTAATTCAAAAATTGCAGTTAGATATGCTGACCTCATTAAAAAATGGGGATTTTGTAAATACCTACTCTATGCTTGAATCGTATGAAAAAATCTATGGGATTGAATCCTTCATGGATGAAGTTTTAATTCCTTTAATTGGAGAAATTGGAAATCTGGGAAATTCCAAAAAAATTGATTTAGGAACTCAAACAACATGCTATAATGCAATTGAGGATTTATTGAACATGATTATTGAAAAAAGTTCTGTTAATCCATCTAAGAAAAAAATCTTGATTTGTGTACCTAACGGTGAGCAACATACATTGGGAACAAAAATTCTTCAAACTAAACTTTCGTTAAAAGGAAATGTGGTTGACAACCTTCCTCCATTTACTCCCTCTTCATTAATTATGGAATCAATTGAACATGATAATCCTGATTGTGTCTTTGTGTCTGTAACTTTAGATGAAAATCTTTTATCAGCCAAACGAATGGTTGAGAAAATTAATGAAAAATTTGGACTTCCAATAATTGTTGGTGGAAATGCTGTACAAAACGATTCCGAGAATTGGGACCTACCTATAGCTAAAAATCTCTCTATTCCAAAAATTCTAAAACTTATTCAGTCCAAAAAATTACAAATTCTTACAACTAAATGA
- a CDS encoding MEDS domain-containing protein: MSYQEIGHEHLEKLDDAHILLFHEEQKKAEEIEFKFIKTGLEKSQICFYTTNDPERLKNKMEEFGIDVKKNVENESLNIVQIPKEFEEYEKMIMDKVKALPQDKKIRVVSTHYFDFNSEKKTESMEEIEQCVDDRFHKIPGNFICSFHVPSVDKQIAPEFMKNLLDSHHEILFLTKEDKIEKFTFA; this comes from the coding sequence ATGAGTTATCAAGAAATCGGTCATGAACATTTAGAAAAATTAGATGATGCACACATTCTATTATTTCATGAAGAACAAAAAAAGGCAGAAGAAATAGAGTTTAAGTTTATAAAAACAGGTTTAGAAAAATCCCAAATTTGTTTCTACACAACAAATGATCCTGAAAGATTAAAAAATAAAATGGAAGAATTTGGTATTGATGTAAAGAAAAATGTCGAAAATGAATCACTAAACATCGTCCAAATACCAAAAGAATTTGAAGAATATGAGAAAATGATCATGGATAAAGTGAAAGCATTACCACAAGATAAAAAAATTAGAGTAGTTTCAACACATTACTTTGATTTTAATTCAGAGAAAAAAACAGAATCAATGGAAGAGATTGAACAATGTGTAGATGATAGATTTCATAAAATTCCAGGAAATTTTATCTGTTCATTCCACGTACCAAGTGTAGACAAACAAATAGCACCAGAGTTTATGAAAAATTTACTTGATTCACATCACGAAATATTATTTTTAACAAAAGAAGATAAAATAGAAAAATTCACTTTTGCCTAA
- a CDS encoding winged helix-turn-helix domain-containing protein, with the protein MKNKRSKLQIYFDVITAILVEKQNNSEISKTRLQHKSNTSYDKLLKYLDEMSEKGLIKLENEIDTTELGIKFHEDYSAVNDLIDEITQRLS; encoded by the coding sequence TTGAAAAACAAGAGAAGTAAATTACAAATCTATTTTGATGTTATAACTGCAATTTTGGTTGAAAAACAAAATAATTCTGAAATTTCAAAAACCAGACTTCAACACAAATCAAATACTTCTTACGATAAACTTTTGAAATACCTTGATGAAATGAGTGAAAAGGGACTAATCAAATTAGAAAATGAAATAGATACCACTGAATTGGGAATAAAGTTTCATGAAGATTATTCTGCTGTAAATGACTTGATTGATGAAATTACGCAAAGACTATCTTAG
- a CDS encoding arginine--tRNA ligase, with protein sequence MTFQIILDEIENNLKKIIQELSISNISFSVEVAKPGFGDVSSNIAFLLAKELKKSPKEITQIISEKYSQCSNVFVLKSEGHPSGYLNFFADWPKLSKLILSESYSDTYGDIDIGKNSDIVVEHTSVNPNKALHIGHIRNIVVGDTISRILNKANYKVNVLNYIDDSGLQVADIIVGFKHFGFSEESPDGKKFDHYCGDDVYVKTTQKYDLDPSLEEIRKTTLKELEDGTSKIAKFGDMITRKVLSGQLETCWNLNVSYDCLNFESQIIRSGLWLKIFEKLKGMGLIEFENTGKNAQCWVIRGDGKEEDKVIVRSNGTATYIAKDIPYAAWKLGLLEDPFNYKKYNSSQPNSKTLWETTLDDSDHPSQNFTAEKVVTVIDSRQERLQKIITTLMEKFNSIPNSYVHLGYESVTLSANTAKTLGLETDGKQAQMSGRKGLYVSADSVCELLKQKITDETKKRHPGMASSEIDQIAQSVSIGTLRYEMIKQDLDKIITFDLTKSLSLEGDTVPYIQYSYARASRILEKSGIEPNTDVDFSLLKEKSEIDLVKIIGLFNLQVRDAVNNFAPKVIARYCHDLAVSFNSFYEHVKVLDSENEDLKSSRICLVNSFNLTLEKALDLLGISAPSKM encoded by the coding sequence ATGACATTTCAAATTATTCTTGATGAAATTGAAAATAATCTGAAAAAAATTATTCAAGAACTCTCTATTTCTAACATCTCTTTTTCTGTAGAAGTTGCAAAGCCCGGGTTTGGTGATGTAAGTTCTAACATTGCATTTTTACTTGCAAAAGAATTGAAAAAAAGTCCTAAAGAAATCACTCAAATTATTTCTGAAAAATATTCTCAATGCTCTAATGTGTTTGTTTTGAAATCTGAAGGACATCCATCTGGATATCTAAACTTCTTTGCTGATTGGCCAAAATTAAGTAAATTAATTTTATCTGAATCTTATTCTGATACATACGGTGATATTGATATTGGAAAAAATTCTGATATTGTGGTAGAACATACTAGTGTGAACCCCAATAAAGCATTGCACATTGGACATATTCGTAACATTGTTGTTGGTGACACTATTTCTAGAATTTTAAATAAAGCAAATTACAAAGTTAATGTTCTTAATTACATTGATGATTCTGGTTTACAGGTTGCTGACATCATTGTAGGATTCAAACATTTTGGATTTAGCGAAGAGTCCCCTGATGGGAAAAAATTTGATCATTATTGTGGAGATGATGTTTATGTTAAAACTACCCAGAAATATGATCTTGATCCTTCTCTTGAGGAGATTAGAAAAACTACTTTAAAAGAACTTGAAGATGGTACTTCTAAAATTGCAAAATTTGGTGACATGATTACACGAAAAGTTTTATCTGGACAATTAGAAACATGTTGGAATCTCAATGTCTCCTATGATTGTCTAAATTTTGAATCTCAAATAATTCGTTCAGGGTTATGGCTCAAAATATTTGAAAAACTCAAGGGTATGGGGCTAATCGAATTTGAAAATACTGGTAAAAACGCTCAATGTTGGGTTATTCGTGGTGATGGCAAAGAGGAAGATAAGGTAATTGTTAGAAGTAATGGCACTGCCACCTACATTGCCAAAGATATTCCATACGCTGCTTGGAAATTGGGTCTGTTAGAGGATCCATTTAACTATAAAAAATACAACTCGTCTCAACCTAACTCTAAAACTCTCTGGGAAACTACCCTGGATGATTCGGATCATCCATCTCAAAACTTTACTGCAGAAAAAGTAGTAACTGTTATTGATTCCCGTCAAGAACGATTACAAAAAATTATCACTACGTTAATGGAAAAATTTAATTCTATTCCTAATAGTTATGTTCATCTTGGATATGAATCTGTTACATTAAGTGCAAATACTGCAAAAACTCTTGGTTTAGAGACTGATGGTAAACAAGCTCAGATGTCTGGAAGAAAAGGATTGTATGTGAGTGCTGACTCTGTTTGTGAACTTTTAAAACAAAAAATAACTGACGAAACAAAAAAACGACATCCTGGAATGGCTTCCTCTGAAATTGATCAAATTGCCCAATCTGTTTCAATTGGAACTTTGCGTTATGAGATGATTAAACAAGATTTAGATAAAATAATTACATTTGATCTGACAAAATCTCTTAGTTTGGAAGGGGATACTGTTCCCTACATTCAATATTCATATGCTAGGGCATCAAGAATTTTAGAAAAATCTGGAATTGAACCTAACACTGATGTTGATTTTTCATTGCTTAAAGAAAAATCTGAAATTGATCTAGTAAAAATAATTGGTCTTTTCAATTTACAGGTTAGAGATGCTGTGAATAATTTTGCGCCTAAAGTAATTGCTAGATATTGTCATGATCTAGCTGTATCTTTTAATTCCTTTTATGAACATGTGAAAGTTTTAGATTCTGAAAACGAAGATTTGAAATCGAGTAGAATATGTTTGGTTAATTCTTTTAACTTGACGTTAGAAAAAGCATTGGATTTACTTGGAATCTCTGCACCATCTAAAATGTAA
- a CDS encoding phosphoglycolate phosphatase — MNKKTFAVDIDGTITENGGGRIHLDALESLRRLTNMGHDVIYVTGRSSVEAYLLSVFGGTKKIAVGENGGCIAMDADDHILLGNIEECNKAFELIKNSIDGVEKKPVFPRLTEVVLERTFDLDDARKILSEHDLDVNLSDSQYAIHINSKGIDKGTGFTELMNKFNIMKDDVIAIGDSATDVPLFKVAKTSIALGNASDLVRSEATMTVSASSGDGVLEALDKLAPKLSEI; from the coding sequence ATGAATAAGAAAACTTTTGCAGTTGATATTGATGGAACAATCACTGAAAATGGTGGCGGTAGGATTCATCTTGATGCACTTGAATCTCTTCGAAGATTAACTAACATGGGACATGATGTGATTTATGTGACTGGAAGGTCTTCTGTTGAAGCATACTTGCTTTCAGTATTTGGTGGAACTAAAAAAATTGCAGTTGGTGAAAACGGTGGTTGTATTGCAATGGATGCTGATGATCATATTTTGTTGGGTAATATTGAAGAATGCAATAAAGCATTTGAACTAATAAAAAATTCTATTGATGGAGTAGAAAAAAAACCTGTATTTCCTAGGTTGACTGAAGTAGTTTTGGAAAGAACATTTGACTTAGACGATGCTCGAAAAATTCTTTCTGAACATGACCTTGATGTTAATCTCTCTGACAGCCAATATGCAATTCATATTAATTCTAAAGGCATAGACAAAGGAACTGGTTTTACTGAATTAATGAATAAATTCAACATAATGAAAGATGATGTAATTGCCATCGGAGATAGTGCTACTGATGTCCCTTTGTTTAAAGTGGCAAAAACAAGTATTGCGCTAGGGAATGCCTCTGATTTGGTACGTTCTGAGGCTACAATGACTGTATCTGCAAGTAGTGGTGATGGTGTTTTAGAAGCATTAGATAAATTAGCACCTAAATTATCTGAAATATAG